In Elusimicrobiales bacterium, the following proteins share a genomic window:
- a CDS encoding helix-turn-helix domain-containing protein, whose amino-acid sequence MEYVDAIELGKQVGVHPQTIRRLAADGKIPAVRIGGQWRFCIEDVVQRMKDEPQK is encoded by the coding sequence TGACGCGATAGAACTTGGAAAGCAGGTTGGCGTTCATCCGCAGACCATACGGCGGCTGGCCGCTGACGGTAAAATTCCAGCCGTGCGCATCGGCGGTCAGTGGCGCTTTTGTATCGAGGATGTGGTTCAGCGCATGAAAGACGAGCCGCAAAAATGA